The following are encoded together in the Tepidiforma bonchosmolovskayae genome:
- the mreB gene encoding rod shape-determining protein: MAFEFLAPKKVGIDLGTANILVYVKGQGIVVNEPSVVARHNRDNAIVAVGNEARAMQGRTPGSISVIRPMRDGVIADYLTTEAMLRYFIGLITGRFNLIRPEVMVTVPAGVTSVEQRAVRDAAEQAGARKPAHLVPEPLAAAIGARIPIGTARGNMVVNIGGGRTEAAVISLYGIVVSESVRMAGDRIDEAIMAYVRRRHNLIIGEKTAEEIKIAIGSALPLDEGLATQVRGRDQLSGLPKTISLTSTEIAQAIQDCLGTIVQTVRAVLEKTPPELAADVIDRGIVLTGGGALLRHLDELLTQETGVPCYVADNPLECVAIGAGIALDHLDVIKRSLPTEEENLVGMFPQADQR; encoded by the coding sequence ATGGCCTTCGAATTCCTCGCCCCAAAGAAAGTCGGCATCGACCTCGGCACCGCGAACATCCTGGTCTACGTCAAGGGCCAGGGCATCGTCGTCAACGAACCGAGCGTCGTCGCGCGCCATAACCGCGACAACGCCATCGTCGCCGTGGGCAACGAAGCGCGTGCGATGCAGGGGCGCACCCCCGGCTCCATCAGCGTCATCCGGCCGATGCGCGACGGCGTCATCGCCGACTACCTCACGACCGAGGCGATGCTCCGCTACTTCATCGGCCTCATCACCGGCAGATTCAATCTCATCCGCCCCGAGGTCATGGTGACCGTGCCCGCCGGCGTCACCAGCGTCGAGCAGCGCGCGGTCCGCGATGCCGCCGAGCAGGCAGGCGCCCGCAAGCCGGCCCACCTCGTCCCCGAGCCGCTCGCCGCAGCGATCGGCGCACGGATTCCCATCGGCACGGCCCGCGGCAACATGGTCGTCAACATCGGCGGCGGCCGGACCGAGGCGGCGGTCATTTCGCTCTACGGCATCGTCGTCTCGGAGTCGGTCCGCATGGCCGGCGACCGCATCGACGAGGCCATCATGGCCTACGTTCGCAGGCGACATAACCTCATCATCGGCGAGAAGACGGCCGAGGAAATCAAAATCGCCATCGGCAGCGCCCTCCCGCTCGATGAAGGGCTCGCCACGCAGGTCCGCGGCCGCGACCAGCTCAGCGGCCTTCCGAAAACGATCTCGCTCACCTCGACCGAGATCGCCCAGGCCATCCAGGACTGCCTCGGGACGATCGTCCAGACAGTCCGGGCGGTCCTCGAAAAGACCCCGCCCGAGCTCGCCGCCGACGTCATCGACCGCGGGATCGTGCTCACCGGCGGCGGCGCCCTCCTGCGTCACCTCGATGAACTGCTGACCCAGGAGACCGGCGTCCCGTGCTACGTGGCCGATAACCCGCTCGAGTGCGTCGCCATCGGCGCAGGCATCGCCCTTGACCACCTCGACGTCATTAAGCGCAGCCTGCCGACCGAGGAGGAGAACCTCGTCGGGATGTTCCCCCAGGCCGACCAGCGCTGA
- the murA gene encoding UDP-N-acetylglucosamine 1-carboxyvinyltransferase yields MTTRVRGGRYIVQGEAVLHGRIRISGAKNHALAAMCAALLTDEDVILDNVPYISDVDSLADLLRALGAVVERLPGGSLLLNAARVATFEAPTELISENRASFQVMGPLLGRHGFAASAPPGGDVIGQRPIDVHLSGFEAMGATVTREGERFVARAPAGLVGTRVFMDYPSVSGTQNVMMAAVLARGHTTIVNAATEPEVQELCHLLNAMGARITGVGSQMLEIDGVERLHGVRARIMPDRIEAGTWAIAAVMTGGEVFLEEAPWPVMDALLHKLRAAGALIETEPRGMRVRGGQPIRAVSFQALPYPGLATDLHAPFGALLTQANGVSIIHERVFDNRMLYVSELRKMGAEIVSTGSSAIVSGPTPLHGTRVRALDVRAGAAVLLAALVAQGTTIIDDIYHLDRGYERLDEKLRTMGVEVERA; encoded by the coding sequence ATGACCACCCGAGTCCGCGGCGGACGGTACATCGTGCAGGGTGAGGCAGTCCTGCACGGCCGCATCCGCATCTCCGGCGCCAAGAACCACGCCCTCGCGGCGATGTGTGCTGCGCTCCTCACCGACGAGGACGTCATCCTCGACAACGTCCCCTACATCTCCGATGTCGACTCGCTCGCGGACCTGCTCCGTGCGCTTGGCGCTGTGGTCGAGCGGCTGCCCGGCGGGTCGCTCCTCCTGAACGCGGCACGGGTCGCCACCTTCGAAGCGCCGACGGAGCTGATCAGCGAAAACCGCGCCTCGTTTCAGGTCATGGGGCCCCTGCTCGGACGCCACGGCTTCGCGGCTTCAGCGCCGCCCGGCGGCGACGTCATCGGCCAGCGCCCCATCGATGTCCACCTGTCCGGGTTCGAAGCCATGGGCGCCACGGTGACCCGCGAAGGCGAGCGGTTCGTCGCCCGCGCGCCCGCGGGACTGGTCGGCACCCGCGTGTTTATGGACTATCCATCCGTCTCGGGCACCCAGAACGTGATGATGGCGGCAGTCCTCGCGCGCGGCCACACCACCATCGTCAACGCGGCCACCGAACCGGAGGTGCAGGAGCTCTGCCATCTCCTCAATGCGATGGGCGCCCGGATCACCGGCGTCGGCAGCCAGATGCTCGAAATCGATGGGGTCGAGCGGCTCCACGGCGTGCGCGCCCGCATCATGCCCGACCGGATCGAAGCCGGCACCTGGGCCATCGCTGCGGTGATGACCGGCGGTGAGGTGTTCCTCGAGGAGGCGCCATGGCCGGTCATGGATGCCCTCCTGCACAAGCTCCGGGCCGCTGGGGCGCTGATCGAGACGGAGCCCCGCGGCATGCGCGTCCGCGGCGGGCAGCCCATCCGCGCGGTCAGCTTCCAGGCGCTGCCGTATCCCGGCCTGGCCACCGACCTCCACGCTCCCTTCGGCGCGCTCCTCACACAGGCAAACGGCGTCTCGATCATCCACGAGCGCGTGTTCGACAACCGCATGCTCTACGTCAGCGAACTGCGCAAAATGGGCGCCGAAATCGTGTCCACCGGCTCGTCGGCCATCGTCTCCGGTCCCACCCCGCTCCACGGCACCCGCGTGCGCGCGCTCGATGTCCGGGCCGGTGCCGCCGTGCTGCTTGCTGCCCTTGTCGCCCAGGGCACCACCATCATCGACGACATCTACCACCTCGACCGGGGATATGAGCGGCTCGACGAGAAGTTGCGTACCATGGGGGTCGAGGTGGAGCGAGCCTGA
- a CDS encoding F0F1 ATP synthase subunit epsilon, with amino-acid sequence MPLTVELITAERVVRVEQGVDVLIVPGAEGQLAIYPKHAALMTTLEPGEMIIRRAGQEEAFVVTGGFLEVRNDHVTILADASEAAEEIDIARAEEARRRAEERIRRYREQADRDVDLARAQAALQRALLRLRVAEQRRRRTTGRPQV; translated from the coding sequence ATGCCGCTAACGGTCGAACTTATTACGGCCGAGCGCGTGGTCCGCGTCGAACAGGGCGTCGACGTCCTCATCGTCCCCGGCGCCGAGGGGCAGCTCGCCATCTATCCGAAGCACGCTGCCCTCATGACGACGCTCGAACCCGGCGAAATGATCATCCGCCGCGCCGGGCAGGAGGAAGCGTTTGTCGTGACCGGCGGGTTCCTCGAAGTCCGGAACGACCACGTCACCATCCTCGCCGACGCCTCGGAAGCCGCCGAGGAGATCGATATCGCCCGCGCGGAAGAGGCTCGCCGCCGCGCCGAGGAACGGATCCGCCGCTACCGCGAACAGGCTGACCGCGATGTCGACCTCGCGCGCGCCCAGGCGGCCCTCCAGCGCGCCCTCCTCCGCCTGCGCGTCGCCGAGCAGCGCCGCCGCCGGACCACCGGCCGGCCGCAGGTCTAG
- the atpD gene encoding F0F1 ATP synthase subunit beta — protein sequence MTATEGRVVQIIGTVIDVEFPPDRLPALFNAVNIIREDGSVLVTEVQQHLGNNWVRCLAMDSTDGLRRGVRAVDTGAPISVPVGPKALGRMFNVLGQPIDDLPAPDDAPRWPIHREPPTFEEQETAPSVLETGIKVIDLIAPLVRGGKVGLYGGAGVGKTVVIQELISNIAREHGGYSVFAGVGERSREGNDLWHEMKESGVLAKMAMVFGQMNEPPGVRLRVALTGLTMAEYFRDEEGRDVLFFVDNIYRYTLAGMEVSALLGRMPSAVGYQPTLATEMGELEERITSTKKGSITSFQAIYVPADDYTDPGVATTFGHLDAVVALERSLAEQALFPAMDPLASFSRALEPRVVGQEHYEVARGVQRVLQRYKDLQDIIAILGIDELSDEDKLTVARARKIQRFLTQPFFVAEQFTGNPGQYVPVRETVRGFKEILEGKHDGLPEQAFYMVGNIDSAVEKGRRLAQE from the coding sequence ATGACTGCCACCGAAGGTCGCGTTGTCCAAATCATCGGTACCGTTATCGACGTGGAGTTCCCGCCGGATCGGCTCCCGGCGCTCTTCAACGCCGTGAATATCATCCGCGAGGATGGCTCGGTCCTCGTCACCGAGGTCCAGCAGCACCTCGGCAACAACTGGGTGCGCTGCCTCGCGATGGACTCGACCGACGGCCTCCGACGCGGTGTCCGCGCGGTCGATACCGGCGCGCCGATCTCGGTGCCTGTCGGCCCGAAGGCGCTCGGCCGCATGTTCAACGTCCTCGGCCAGCCGATCGACGACCTCCCCGCGCCCGACGACGCACCCCGCTGGCCTATCCATCGCGAGCCGCCAACCTTCGAAGAGCAGGAAACCGCACCCTCCGTCCTCGAGACCGGCATCAAGGTCATCGACCTCATTGCCCCGCTCGTCCGCGGCGGGAAGGTCGGCCTGTACGGCGGCGCAGGCGTCGGCAAGACCGTGGTCATCCAGGAACTCATCTCCAACATCGCCCGCGAGCACGGCGGCTACTCCGTTTTCGCCGGCGTCGGTGAGCGCTCCCGCGAAGGCAACGACCTCTGGCATGAAATGAAGGAATCCGGCGTGCTCGCGAAGATGGCCATGGTCTTCGGCCAGATGAACGAGCCGCCCGGCGTGCGCCTCCGCGTCGCGCTGACCGGCCTCACCATGGCCGAGTACTTCCGCGATGAAGAGGGCCGCGACGTCCTCTTCTTCGTCGACAACATCTACCGCTACACCCTCGCGGGCATGGAGGTCTCCGCCCTCCTCGGCCGCATGCCCTCGGCTGTGGGGTACCAGCCGACCCTCGCCACCGAGATGGGCGAACTCGAGGAGCGCATCACCTCCACGAAGAAGGGTTCGATCACCTCGTTCCAGGCGATTTACGTGCCCGCCGACGACTACACCGACCCGGGCGTGGCCACGACCTTCGGCCACCTCGACGCGGTCGTCGCGCTTGAGCGCTCCCTCGCCGAGCAGGCGCTCTTCCCCGCCATGGACCCGCTCGCCTCGTTCTCCCGCGCCCTCGAGCCTCGCGTGGTCGGCCAGGAGCACTACGAGGTCGCCCGCGGCGTCCAGCGCGTTCTCCAGCGCTACAAGGACCTGCAGGACATCATCGCCATCCTCGGCATCGACGAACTTTCCGACGAAGACAAACTGACGGTTGCCCGGGCCCGCAAGATCCAGCGGTTCCTCACCCAGCCGTTCTTCGTCGCCGAGCAGTTCACCGGCAACCCGGGCCAGTACGTCCCGGTCCGCGAAACCGTGCGCGGCTTCAAGGAGATCCTCGAAGGCAAGCACGACGGCCTGCCCGAGCAGGCGTTCTACATGGTCGGGAACATCGATAGCGCGGTCGAAAAGGGCCGGCGCCTGGCACAGGAGTAA
- a CDS encoding HAD family hydrolase: MKLAGFAAVIFDMDGVLVDGEPLHFRAVNELLAEEGLSISLEAYKPYMGTKTGWRDMARDLGLRRPLDEYAAVYREIILAKYRSEAEPLPGAVELVRALERAGVPLAVASSSIQPWVEACLERIGLRDAFPVLVTGSDVDEGKPDPAIYRLAARRLGVPAERCLAFEDAPAGILSARAAGMTVWAVRTPYTRGLPLPDPDREFESLTQVDLGLLTGAAA, translated from the coding sequence TTGAAACTGGCCGGGTTCGCAGCGGTCATCTTCGATATGGACGGCGTCCTCGTGGACGGCGAGCCGCTGCATTTCCGCGCAGTCAACGAGCTCCTCGCCGAAGAGGGCCTCTCCATCTCCCTCGAAGCGTACAAACCGTACATGGGCACGAAGACCGGCTGGCGGGACATGGCGCGCGACCTCGGGCTGCGCCGGCCGCTCGACGAATACGCAGCCGTCTACCGCGAGATTATCCTCGCCAAGTACCGCTCGGAAGCCGAGCCGCTGCCGGGGGCTGTTGAACTGGTTCGTGCGCTTGAACGGGCAGGCGTGCCGCTTGCGGTTGCCTCGTCATCGATTCAGCCGTGGGTTGAGGCATGTCTCGAGCGGATCGGGCTGCGCGATGCCTTCCCCGTCCTCGTCACCGGCAGCGACGTCGACGAAGGAAAGCCCGACCCTGCCATCTACCGGCTCGCCGCCCGGCGCCTCGGCGTCCCGGCGGAGCGGTGCCTGGCGTTCGAAGATGCGCCCGCAGGCATCCTCTCGGCACGCGCTGCCGGCATGACGGTCTGGGCCGTTCGCACCCCGTACACCCGGGGGCTGCCGCTCCCCGACCCTGACCGGGAATTTGAATCGCTGACCCAGGTCGACCTGGGACTCCTCACGGGGGCTGCCGCATGA
- the atpG gene encoding ATP synthase F1 subunit gamma has product MATIRQLRRRIQSVKNTAKITNALQLVAASKMRRAQDRALQAKPYAEKLRTVIAGLAAATVDPEKPAHPLLVTREVKNIALLHITPDRGLCGGLNSNLNRSAGTFVATQREPVEVIAVGKKGRDFFIRARVNVIAEFTDLGDYPGQAQVAPIARLVIDDYLAGLFDRVYVSYPEFVSTATQRPVIRQLLPIEPPRIGEDEAGASTFAQDYIFEPSPDRVLAQLLPRYVEMQVYEAVLQNAASFQSAQMVAMKNATDNANEITRDLTLTYNKARQEQITKELLDIVGGAAALEG; this is encoded by the coding sequence ATGGCCACCATCCGGCAGCTCCGGCGACGCATCCAGAGCGTCAAGAACACGGCGAAGATTACGAACGCGCTGCAGCTCGTCGCAGCCTCCAAGATGCGCCGCGCCCAGGACCGCGCGCTCCAGGCGAAGCCGTACGCCGAAAAGCTGCGGACCGTCATCGCCGGCCTCGCGGCCGCGACCGTGGACCCGGAGAAACCGGCGCACCCGCTCCTCGTCACCCGCGAGGTGAAGAACATCGCGCTCCTCCACATCACGCCCGACCGCGGCCTCTGCGGCGGCCTGAATTCCAACCTCAACCGGAGCGCCGGCACCTTCGTCGCGACACAGCGCGAACCCGTCGAAGTCATCGCCGTCGGCAAGAAGGGCCGCGACTTCTTCATCCGTGCCCGCGTCAATGTCATCGCCGAGTTCACCGATCTCGGAGACTATCCCGGCCAGGCGCAGGTCGCGCCCATCGCACGGCTCGTGATCGACGACTACCTCGCCGGCCTGTTCGACCGCGTCTACGTGAGCTACCCCGAGTTCGTCTCGACGGCCACGCAGCGGCCGGTCATCCGTCAGCTGCTGCCAATCGAGCCGCCGCGCATAGGGGAGGACGAGGCGGGCGCTTCGACGTTCGCCCAGGATTACATCTTCGAGCCGTCGCCGGACCGGGTGCTCGCACAGCTCCTGCCGCGCTACGTCGAAATGCAGGTTTACGAGGCGGTGCTCCAGAACGCCGCCAGCTTCCAGAGCGCCCAGATGGTCGCGATGAAGAACGCGACAGACAACGCCAACGAGATCACGCGCGACCTGACGCTCACCTACAACAAGGCCCGCCAGGAGCAGATCACCAAGGAGCTGCTCGATATCGTGGGCGGCGCCGCCGCGCTGGAGGGTTGA